In Promicromonospora sp. Populi, one genomic interval encodes:
- a CDS encoding helix-turn-helix transcriptional regulator: MGETDHRAEVREFLSSRRARITPEQAGLPAYGNNRRVQGLRREEVAMLAGVSVDYYVRMERGNLAGASESVLDALVGALQLDEAERDHLFTLARTAGSGSRTRRRRAPNSVRPAVQQVLDAISDAPAWVRNGRHDIVAMNRLARALYAPVLANPRLPANTARFVYLDPAAQDFFVDWERIAKDSASYLRLEAGRNPHDPDLVALVGELSTQSELFRQRWASHDVRLHRSGQKRLRHPVVGQLDLNFESMDLPSEPGLVLNVYTAAAGTPAADGLALLASWAATQEAAEITGQPSP, encoded by the coding sequence ATGGGAGAGACCGACCACCGCGCCGAGGTCCGCGAGTTCCTCAGCTCGCGGCGGGCGCGCATCACACCGGAGCAGGCAGGCCTGCCCGCCTACGGCAACAACCGGCGCGTGCAGGGCCTGCGTCGCGAGGAGGTCGCGATGCTGGCCGGCGTCTCGGTCGACTACTACGTGCGGATGGAACGCGGGAACCTCGCCGGTGCCTCGGAGAGCGTGCTGGACGCCCTGGTCGGGGCCCTGCAGCTGGACGAGGCGGAACGCGACCACCTCTTCACGCTGGCCCGCACGGCAGGATCCGGCAGTCGCACCCGGCGCCGTCGGGCACCGAACAGCGTGCGGCCCGCCGTCCAGCAGGTGCTCGACGCGATCAGCGACGCACCCGCGTGGGTGCGCAACGGCCGTCACGACATAGTGGCGATGAACCGCCTGGCCCGCGCCCTGTACGCGCCGGTGCTGGCGAACCCGCGCCTGCCGGCGAACACCGCCCGGTTCGTCTACCTGGACCCCGCGGCCCAGGACTTCTTCGTCGACTGGGAGCGGATCGCCAAGGACTCCGCCTCGTACCTACGGCTGGAGGCCGGGCGTAATCCGCACGACCCGGACCTGGTCGCGCTGGTCGGTGAGCTCTCCACGCAGAGCGAGCTGTTCCGTCAGCGGTGGGCGTCGCACGACGTGCGCCTGCACCGCAGCGGCCAGAAGCGGCTGCGGCACCCGGTGGTCGGTCAGCTCGACCTGAACTTCGAGTCGATGGATCTGCCCTCAGAGCCCGGGCTGGTGCTCAACGTCTACACCGCCGCCGCCGGGACCCCGGCGGCGGACGGCCTCGCGCTGCTCGCCTCCTGGGCGGCCACACAGGAGGCCGCCGAG
- a CDS encoding LuxR C-terminal-related transcriptional regulator has translation MTTAVETPAAHLEPGRELDLASIEGQFVRGDVEGALARLDRLDLTTMPVPLFDRALPLLLMAAMVVKGEERALQILDEVAQARGAADPVIVAVLKNYRAEAGGDPVVAERLATEALTELRELDAAPVAQHRALTNLINVRVDQGLGFDHEAYRAAAALEPGLTLVAPVDSAEAQRGLLSYQVGDIDTSRTSLRLLYERAVTDGQLMIAGLFATHRAMVELFAGRPHAARAYLADGERLGALPDPPTPSVLRARGLIAVQEGDEGALRGLLAEPTFHGSEAHGAFTRAALVGLAAARREEWREAGWQLRKAERLADSLGLHEPGRRLWLDFPLAHSYVALGQLDEAAEVCARLRAMSGGRRPLLDGVAARVEGLLAAADDPGRALALLEDSVAMLAGEALPDQLVLSLIELGRRHRADGRFAEARRVLERAGVVAAQSSDRTLVAAAGRVLDESSLDSLLEHLTEREREVALAAADGGSNRQIARIGNTSIRTVETQLSSIYRKLDISSRHQLTALVVAARR, from the coding sequence GTGACCACCGCCGTCGAAACCCCTGCTGCGCACCTGGAGCCGGGGCGCGAGCTCGACCTGGCCTCGATCGAGGGGCAGTTCGTGCGCGGGGACGTGGAGGGTGCGCTGGCGCGCCTGGACCGCCTCGACCTGACCACCATGCCGGTCCCGCTGTTCGACCGCGCCCTGCCCCTGCTGCTGATGGCGGCGATGGTGGTCAAGGGTGAGGAGCGGGCGCTGCAGATCCTGGACGAGGTAGCGCAGGCCCGGGGTGCTGCCGACCCGGTGATCGTCGCCGTCCTGAAGAACTACCGGGCCGAGGCCGGCGGCGACCCCGTTGTAGCCGAGCGGCTGGCGACGGAGGCCCTCACCGAGCTGCGGGAGCTCGACGCTGCACCCGTCGCGCAGCACCGCGCGCTGACCAACCTGATCAACGTGCGGGTGGACCAGGGCCTGGGGTTCGACCACGAGGCATACCGGGCCGCGGCGGCCCTGGAACCCGGCCTGACGCTGGTCGCGCCGGTCGACAGCGCCGAGGCGCAGCGCGGCCTGCTCAGCTACCAGGTCGGGGACATCGACACCTCGCGGACGTCGCTCCGCCTGCTCTACGAGCGTGCGGTCACCGACGGACAGCTGATGATCGCCGGCCTGTTCGCCACCCACCGCGCGATGGTCGAGCTGTTCGCCGGCCGGCCGCACGCGGCCCGTGCGTATCTCGCCGACGGCGAGCGGCTCGGCGCTCTGCCCGACCCGCCGACGCCGTCGGTGCTCCGCGCTCGCGGCCTGATCGCCGTCCAGGAGGGTGACGAGGGCGCACTGCGCGGGCTGCTCGCCGAGCCGACCTTCCACGGCTCGGAGGCGCACGGCGCGTTCACCCGTGCCGCCCTGGTCGGGCTGGCGGCGGCCCGGCGCGAGGAGTGGCGCGAGGCCGGCTGGCAGCTGCGCAAGGCCGAGAGGCTCGCCGACTCGCTCGGCCTGCATGAGCCGGGCCGGCGCCTGTGGCTGGACTTCCCGCTCGCGCACTCGTACGTGGCGCTCGGGCAGCTGGACGAGGCGGCGGAAGTCTGCGCGCGGCTGCGCGCGATGTCGGGCGGGCGGCGACCGCTGCTCGACGGCGTGGCGGCCCGCGTCGAGGGTCTGCTCGCCGCCGCCGACGACCCGGGCCGGGCGCTCGCCCTGCTGGAGGACTCGGTAGCGATGCTGGCGGGCGAGGCGCTGCCCGACCAGCTTGTGCTCTCGCTGATCGAGCTCGGCCGCCGGCACCGGGCCGACGGCCGCTTCGCCGAGGCGCGGCGTGTGCTGGAGCGGGCGGGTGTCGTCGCCGCGCAGTCTTCCGACCGCACGCTGGTGGCGGCCGCCGGGCGGGTGCTGGACGAGTCCTCGCTGGACTCGCTGCTGGAGCACCTGACCGAGCGGGAGCGGGAGGTCGCGCTCGCGGCGGCCGACGGCGGCAGCAACCGGCAGATCGCCCGCATCGGCAACACGAGCATCCGCACCGTCGAGACGCAGCTGTCCTCGATCTACCGCAAGCTCGACATCTCCTCGCGCCACCAGCTCACGGCGCTCGTGGTGGCGGCTCGGCGCTGA
- a CDS encoding DUF6518 family protein: MTTATYAETSPTRADASRLLVRFGIVVVASFLLGGLTSYAQGFLPDALASFANSASGWTVLTALLVYWSRARTAPAAVLGALSFVLLVLGYMVAADLRGYVYNPLLFATVGLVVGPFVGVAVSWLRATGVRAALGTALLAGIGVGEAGYGLTVIRETTSPVYWSVIGVVGLVLLIGMLARRVRGALPATLAVGGTVAVAVAFYVVYSSL, encoded by the coding sequence ATGACCACAGCCACTTATGCCGAGACGTCGCCGACCCGTGCCGACGCATCCCGTCTGCTGGTGCGGTTCGGGATCGTCGTGGTCGCGAGCTTCCTGCTGGGCGGGCTGACGTCGTACGCGCAGGGATTCCTGCCGGACGCGCTCGCGTCCTTCGCGAACTCGGCCAGCGGCTGGACCGTGCTCACCGCCCTGCTTGTGTACTGGTCCCGGGCGCGCACCGCGCCCGCCGCGGTGCTCGGCGCGCTGAGCTTTGTCCTGCTCGTGCTCGGGTACATGGTGGCGGCCGACCTCCGGGGCTACGTCTACAACCCGCTGCTCTTCGCGACGGTGGGCTTGGTGGTCGGCCCGTTCGTCGGCGTCGCCGTGTCCTGGCTGCGGGCCACCGGTGTCCGGGCAGCGCTCGGCACGGCCCTGCTGGCGGGCATCGGCGTCGGGGAAGCCGGCTACGGGCTCACGGTCATCCGGGAGACGACCAGCCCGGTCTACTGGTCGGTGATCGGCGTCGTCGGCCTGGTCCTCTTGATTGGCATGCTTGCCCGCCGAGTTCGGGGTGCGCTGCCTGCCACCCTCGCGGTTGGCGGCACGGTAGCCGTCGCGGTCGCCTTCTACGTCGTCTACTCGAGCCTTTAG
- a CDS encoding FAD-dependent oxidoreductase — MTLTTNPNGPLAEGAFADPGTPEYDEAAVSFNLAAPLRPIAATTARTVADAQNAILEAGEIGARIAPISTGHSTSMLGPVASKLYVVRTVLDEPIRVDPGRGTVWIPAGARWGAVVDAAAEHGFAVPHGSSPTVGVIGFLLGGGLSFYGRQLGVAANSVVSVTLALADGGIVTADANNDPELFRAVRGGGGGFGIVLGVELRMLPLRTVLTGMIVWDAAESGPVARAWADWAATAPRAATTSMRLLNLPPGPMTPEPLQGRQILAIDGSIIVDDDAPERAGEVLRDLVDPLSALATPLLDTWHVGPVTDAVRTHGDPEDPLPGASDSFSLAGVGHDTIDRWYAAAGPGSGSRLIAAELRQLGGAFAEAPAGAGVFGSIEADLASFGIGLAITPEDHKEVRADLERLRESLRPYTTDRTAPTLIENPATPRRTFSADVEAQVDAVRARVDPEGLFSLDARRSSGL; from the coding sequence ATGACCTTGACCACCAATCCCAACGGACCGCTGGCGGAAGGCGCGTTCGCCGATCCCGGAACTCCCGAGTACGACGAGGCCGCCGTCAGCTTCAACCTCGCCGCCCCCTTGCGCCCTATCGCCGCCACCACCGCACGCACCGTGGCCGACGCGCAGAACGCGATCCTAGAGGCCGGCGAGATCGGGGCGCGCATCGCCCCGATCTCCACCGGCCACTCGACCAGCATGCTCGGGCCCGTCGCGAGCAAGCTCTACGTGGTCCGCACCGTCCTGGACGAGCCGATCCGCGTCGACCCGGGCCGCGGGACCGTCTGGATCCCGGCCGGCGCCCGGTGGGGTGCAGTGGTCGATGCCGCCGCGGAGCACGGGTTTGCCGTGCCCCACGGCTCCAGCCCCACCGTCGGCGTGATCGGCTTCCTGCTCGGCGGCGGCCTGAGCTTCTACGGCCGCCAGCTGGGCGTCGCGGCGAACAGCGTGGTCTCCGTGACGCTGGCACTTGCGGACGGGGGCATCGTCACCGCGGACGCGAACAACGACCCGGAGCTCTTCCGGGCGGTGCGCGGCGGCGGTGGCGGCTTCGGCATCGTGCTGGGCGTGGAGCTGCGGATGCTCCCGCTGCGCACCGTGCTCACCGGGATGATCGTCTGGGACGCCGCCGAATCCGGTCCGGTCGCCCGCGCCTGGGCCGACTGGGCGGCGACCGCACCGCGTGCGGCGACCACCTCGATGCGGCTGCTGAACCTGCCGCCCGGCCCGATGACGCCCGAGCCGCTCCAGGGTCGGCAGATCCTCGCGATCGATGGCTCGATCATCGTGGACGACGACGCCCCGGAGCGCGCCGGGGAGGTTCTCCGCGACCTCGTAGACCCGCTGTCCGCGCTGGCCACCCCGCTCCTCGACACCTGGCACGTGGGCCCCGTCACCGACGCGGTGCGGACGCACGGCGACCCCGAGGACCCGCTGCCTGGCGCGAGCGACAGCTTCAGCCTGGCCGGCGTCGGCCACGACACGATCGACCGCTGGTATGCGGCTGCCGGGCCCGGGTCCGGCAGCCGGCTGATCGCCGCCGAGCTGCGCCAGCTCGGCGGGGCGTTCGCGGAGGCGCCCGCCGGGGCTGGTGTCTTCGGCAGCATCGAGGCAGACCTGGCCTCGTTCGGCATCGGCCTCGCGATCACACCCGAGGACCACAAGGAAGTGCGCGCGGACCTCGAGCGGCTCCGGGAGTCGCTCCGGCCGTACACGACCGACCGCACCGCGCCGACCCTGATCGAGAACCCGGCGACGCCGCGCCGGACCTTCTCGGCCGACGTCGAGGCGCAGGTCGACGCCGTCCGGGCGCGGGTGGATCCCGAGGGACTGTTCTCGCTCGACGCGCGCCGCTCGTCGGGCCTGTAG
- a CDS encoding TetR/AcrR family transcriptional regulator: MPRLADHDQRRAQITDAARRVIAGDGLGAATFQSVAAEAGISVRLVQYYFGTKRQFLQATHQAVVAGAGSRFTRSLSALGNDPAPREVIRAILAELLPADAARRQDAIVLNAFHTAALTTPDDGQEGVGTADIGAKDVSAENIGAEDTLGAPRFLVTTIAEQLRRTRAGAAPAARRAADLDAELIVASAAGLTQLLLVDIRAAGRADQLLDRLLDRMVEG, encoded by the coding sequence ATGCCGAGACTGGCCGACCACGATCAGCGGCGAGCACAGATCACGGACGCCGCACGACGGGTCATCGCCGGCGACGGCCTGGGGGCCGCGACCTTCCAGTCGGTGGCCGCGGAGGCCGGCATCTCGGTGCGGCTGGTCCAGTACTACTTCGGCACCAAGCGCCAGTTCCTGCAGGCCACCCATCAGGCAGTCGTGGCAGGCGCCGGCTCCCGGTTCACGCGCAGCCTCAGCGCGCTCGGCAACGACCCCGCGCCGCGCGAGGTGATCCGCGCGATCCTTGCGGAACTGCTCCCGGCGGATGCCGCGCGACGGCAGGACGCCATCGTTCTGAACGCCTTCCACACGGCGGCGCTCACAACGCCCGACGACGGTCAGGAGGGCGTCGGCACGGCGGACATCGGTGCGAAGGACGTCAGCGCGGAGAACATCGGCGCCGAGGACACGCTGGGCGCGCCACGCTTCCTCGTGACGACGATCGCGGAGCAGCTCCGGCGGACCCGCGCCGGTGCGGCGCCAGCCGCGCGACGAGCGGCCGACTTGGATGCGGAGCTGATCGTGGCGAGCGCCGCCGGGCTGACCCAGCTCCTCCTCGTCGACATTCGCGCCGCGGGGCGCGCCGACCAGCTCCTCGACCGGCTCCTGGACCGGATGGTCGAGGGCTAA
- a CDS encoding alpha/beta fold hydrolase produces MARVGRFKNGAARETYLRAYEAMEPLWPLPSMTVDVPTAFGPTHVRQSGSGDGLPLVLLHGFGGTGLNWHDVVLGLARDRAVYALDTIGTAGRSVQTAPLAGDADYGVWFAEVLDGLGLDRVHVLGESQGAWHATLAAVHAADRVASVSLIEPNGVFTKVPLRVLAKMLRFGANQTDAGWRRMTDWLTPGVTLTDLEWACLKAAQGYRPSGGWARPFKDAELESLAPPVLVIFGAESVIAEPVAARRRLAEHLPSAEVEIFTGVGHGLRGQIPEQIIERIVAFLALHDRAVHDSAAHRER; encoded by the coding sequence ATGGCCAGGGTCGGACGGTTCAAGAACGGCGCGGCACGCGAGACCTACCTGCGCGCCTACGAGGCGATGGAGCCCCTCTGGCCCCTGCCGTCGATGACAGTCGACGTGCCGACCGCGTTCGGACCGACGCACGTCCGCCAGTCCGGTTCCGGCGACGGGTTGCCGCTCGTGCTGCTGCACGGGTTCGGCGGCACCGGCCTGAACTGGCACGACGTCGTCCTGGGCCTGGCCCGGGACCGTGCCGTCTACGCCCTGGACACCATCGGAACCGCGGGGCGCAGCGTGCAGACCGCCCCGCTGGCCGGCGACGCCGACTACGGCGTCTGGTTCGCGGAGGTGCTGGACGGGCTCGGCCTCGACCGTGTTCACGTGCTGGGGGAGTCCCAAGGGGCCTGGCACGCGACCCTGGCGGCGGTGCACGCGGCGGACCGGGTGGCGAGCGTGTCCCTGATCGAGCCCAACGGGGTGTTCACCAAAGTCCCGCTGCGGGTCCTGGCGAAGATGCTCAGGTTCGGGGCGAACCAGACCGACGCGGGCTGGCGCAGGATGACCGACTGGCTGACGCCGGGGGTCACGTTGACCGACCTCGAGTGGGCGTGCTTGAAGGCTGCGCAGGGCTACCGACCCTCGGGCGGCTGGGCGCGACCGTTCAAGGATGCCGAGCTGGAGTCTTTGGCCCCGCCAGTGCTGGTGATCTTCGGCGCCGAGTCCGTGATCGCGGAGCCGGTCGCGGCGCGGCGGCGGCTCGCGGAGCACCTCCCGAGCGCCGAGGTCGAGATCTTCACCGGCGTCGGGCACGGCCTGCGTGGTCAGATCCCGGAGCAGATCATCGAGCGGATCGTGGCGTTCCTGGCACTGCACGACCGTGCTGTACACGACAGCGCGGCACATCGGGAGCGATGA